In Microcaecilia unicolor chromosome 1, aMicUni1.1, whole genome shotgun sequence, the following are encoded in one genomic region:
- the SERF2 gene encoding small EDRK-rich factor 2: protein MTRGNQRELARQKNMKKSTDHGKGKRQDDGLSAAARKQRDAEIMQEKQKKAMEKKTEPK from the exons GTGGAAACCAGCGTGAACTTGCTCGTCAGAAGAACATGAAGAAATCTACAGATCATGGCAAGGGGAAGAGGCAAGATGATGGTTTATCTGCAGCTGCCCGCAAACAAAG GGATGCTGAGATCATGCAGGAAAAGCAGAAAAAGGCTATGGAGAAGAAAACTGAGCCAAAATAA